The Christiangramia flava JLT2011 region AAAGTTTGTGTGAAATAAACTTTGTATTAAATTTGCATCCGCATTTAAGCATTGGCCCATGGTGTAACTGGCAACACGTCTGGTTTTGGTCCAGAAGAGTCTAGGTTCGAGCCCTAGTGGGCCAACAAAAAACCCGAACATTTCGTTCGGGTTTTTTATTTTCCGGCAATTTGAAAAGCTAAACGCCGTTGTGGTAGTGTAGTTTTTTGAGAAATAATATCTTTGTTTGAAGCCAACCACTTATCTATGAAATTACTGAAACCTTTTCAGTCCATTCTTTATTTTGTTTTTTTACTATCTTTTCTGTTCTCTGTAAAAGGATATGGCCAGGAATTCGATGCCGGTTTAAAGGCTGGTCTTAATTATAGTCTGGATACTGAAGGTGCTGAAGTTACCGGTTCCCTTGGAAATTTTACGGCGCAGTCAATGCCTGGTTTTTATGCCGGAGCTTTTGCTGAAATGAGATTCGAGAAAATCTTTCTGCGACCTGAAATTTTATACAATCACGTTAAAGGTGAATTCCAGTTCCCGAATACTACTTCTGTTTATACGATTGACAAAGTAAGCATTCCCTTATTGGTTGGATACAATATTGTAGGTCCTATTGATCTATATGCCG contains the following coding sequences:
- a CDS encoding outer membrane beta-barrel protein; translation: MKLLKPFQSILYFVFLLSFLFSVKGYGQEFDAGLKAGLNYSLDTEGAEVTGSLGNFTAQSMPGFYAGAFAEMRFEKIFLRPEILYNHVKGEFQFPNTTSVYTIDKVSIPLLVGYNIVGPIDLYAGPSLQFLINSSFENVNGDFQQYLNFLAGQAGIKFNFRKFEIDLRYDFTVANDDSQTININNTMYNAFFDDGRLNNVMVGIGFKIFDTQQYRVHSSGNCYF